One stretch of Streptomyces sp. NBC_00443 DNA includes these proteins:
- a CDS encoding DUF1266 domain-containing protein → MAEARAKASRRYPVPLSTHQLWMVSLSAPVSRDSGVSRKTLYPYTRIDDDSARRWLAEQWEITSREELVDRLDDLSRSGYRTRALRVTGVAPLAWDAALYVDITRRGFGCGLIDEPDAWTALKNIVPAVVGTYGSWQQYAAHYLLGRQVWRDGLRGRAESASDLPAPQATADAHLRSLLDPANRSSPWNLAPWDSISHPDRTR, encoded by the coding sequence GCTGTGGATGGTGTCGCTGAGCGCGCCGGTGAGCCGGGACAGCGGCGTCTCGCGGAAGACCCTCTACCCGTACACGCGGATCGACGACGACAGTGCCCGGCGCTGGCTGGCCGAGCAGTGGGAGATCACCTCGCGTGAGGAGCTGGTCGACCGGCTCGACGACCTGTCCCGCAGCGGGTACCGGACGCGGGCGCTGCGGGTCACCGGCGTCGCGCCGCTCGCCTGGGACGCCGCGCTGTACGTCGACATCACCCGCCGTGGCTTCGGCTGCGGGCTGATCGACGAGCCGGACGCCTGGACCGCGCTGAAGAACATCGTGCCGGCGGTGGTGGGGACGTACGGCTCCTGGCAGCAGTACGCCGCTCACTATCTGCTCGGCCGGCAGGTCTGGCGGGACGGGCTGCGGGGCAGGGCCGAGTCCGCCTCGGACCTCCCGGCTCCGCAGGCCACCGCCGACGCGCATCTGCGGTCGCTGCTGGACCCGGCGAATCGCTCCAGCCCTTGGAACCTCGCCCCCTGGGACTCCATCAGCCACCCCGACCGCACCCGCTGA
- the recO gene encoding DNA repair protein RecO — translation MSLFRDDGIVLRTQKLGEADRIITLLTRGHGRVRAVARGVRRTKSKFGARLEPFSHVDVQFFARGSELIGRGLPLCTQSETIAPYGGGIVSDYARYTAGTAMLETAERFTDHEGEPAVQQYLLLVGALRTLSRGEHAPHLVLDAFLLRSLAVNGYAPSFSDCAKCGMPGPNRFFSVGSGGSVCVDCRVPGSVVPSPQTLELLAALLTGDWETADASESRYVREGSGIVSAYLHWHLERGLRSLRYVEK, via the coding sequence ATGAGTCTCTTCCGGGATGACGGCATCGTCCTGCGGACACAGAAACTCGGCGAGGCCGACCGGATCATCACGCTGCTCACCCGTGGCCACGGGCGGGTGCGGGCCGTGGCGCGGGGTGTGCGGCGGACCAAGTCGAAGTTCGGGGCGCGGCTCGAACCCTTCTCCCATGTCGACGTGCAATTCTTCGCGCGGGGGAGCGAGCTGATCGGGCGCGGGCTGCCGCTGTGCACGCAGAGCGAGACCATCGCTCCGTACGGCGGCGGGATCGTCAGCGACTACGCGCGCTACACCGCCGGGACGGCCATGCTGGAGACCGCCGAGCGGTTCACCGATCACGAGGGCGAGCCGGCCGTGCAGCAGTACCTGCTGCTCGTCGGCGCCCTGCGCACCCTCTCCCGCGGCGAGCACGCCCCGCACCTTGTTCTCGACGCCTTCCTGCTGCGGTCGCTCGCCGTCAACGGCTACGCCCCCAGCTTCAGCGACTGTGCGAAGTGCGGTATGCCCGGTCCGAACCGTTTCTTCTCCGTGGGCTCCGGGGGCTCGGTCTGTGTCGACTGCCGGGTGCCCGGTAGCGTCGTACCGTCGCCGCAGACACTCGAACTGCTCGCCGCGCTCCTTACGGGAGACTGGGAGACGGCGGACGCCAGCGAGTCGCGGTATGTCCGGGAGGGCAGCGGGATCGTGTCCGCCTATCTGCACTGGCACCTGGAGCGCGGGCTGCGCTCGCTTCGGTACGTGGAAAAGTAA
- a CDS encoding isoprenyl transferase: MVVSGFLGRRRREYRAPEPHPSGARAPKLPGELVANHVAIVMDGNGRWAKERGLPRTEGHKVGAERVLDVLQGAIEIGVGAISLYAFSTENWKRSPDEVRFLMNFNRDFIRKTRDQLDELGIRVRWVGRMPKLWKSVAKELQIAQEQTKDNDKLTLYFCMNYGGRAEIADAAQALAADVKAGRLDPSKVNEKTFAKYLYYPDMPDVDLFLRPSGEQRTSNYLLWQSAYAEMVFQDVLWPDFDRRDLWRACVEFASRDRRFGGAIPNEELLAMEGRQD, translated from the coding sequence ATGGTTGTGAGTGGGTTCCTGGGGCGCCGACGCCGCGAGTACAGGGCACCGGAGCCGCATCCGTCCGGTGCCCGCGCGCCGAAGCTCCCCGGTGAGCTGGTCGCCAACCATGTGGCGATCGTCATGGACGGGAACGGCCGCTGGGCGAAGGAGCGCGGGCTGCCGCGCACCGAGGGCCACAAGGTCGGCGCCGAGCGGGTGCTCGACGTCCTCCAGGGCGCGATCGAGATCGGCGTCGGCGCGATCTCCCTGTACGCGTTCTCCACCGAGAACTGGAAGCGGTCGCCGGACGAGGTGCGCTTCCTCATGAACTTCAACCGCGACTTCATCCGCAAGACCCGCGACCAGCTCGACGAGCTGGGGATCCGGGTGCGGTGGGTCGGCCGGATGCCGAAGCTGTGGAAGTCCGTCGCCAAGGAGCTCCAGATCGCCCAGGAGCAGACCAAGGACAACGACAAGCTGACGCTGTACTTCTGCATGAACTACGGCGGCCGGGCCGAGATCGCGGACGCCGCGCAGGCCCTCGCGGCGGATGTGAAGGCGGGGCGGCTGGACCCGTCCAAGGTCAACGAGAAGACCTTCGCCAAGTACCTGTACTACCCGGACATGCCCGACGTGGACCTGTTCCTGCGCCCGAGCGGCGAGCAGCGCACCTCCAACTACCTTCTCTGGCAGAGCGCTTACGCCGAGATGGTCTTCCAGGACGTCCTGTGGCCGGACTTCGACCGGCGTGACCTGTGGCGCGCGTGCGTGGAGTTCGCGTCGCGCGACCGGCGGTTCGGCGGGGCGATCCCGAACGAGGAACTGCTGGCGATGGAGGGCAGGCAGGACTGA
- a CDS encoding YcxB family protein, protein MDHQGRDMNQGTDAVELAYRPSRGDLLNAVLVRERVRRLNLLRWGLVALFALLTVAQAISGWSSGVVLGALCAVMIWGIPHLQAHHGLRTVSWQGDYRTTVTDAGITTVTEHVTLTQRWSVFRGYRESRDHLVVLSRDPNILLVEVLPKRGAADPADVDRLRALLGRHLPRV, encoded by the coding sequence ATGGATCACCAGGGGCGGGACATGAATCAGGGCACCGACGCCGTGGAGCTGGCCTATCGGCCCTCGCGCGGGGATCTCCTCAACGCCGTTCTGGTGCGTGAGCGCGTCCGCCGGCTGAACCTGCTGCGCTGGGGCCTTGTCGCGCTGTTCGCGTTGCTCACCGTCGCGCAGGCGATCTCGGGCTGGTCGTCGGGGGTGGTACTCGGCGCCCTGTGCGCCGTCATGATCTGGGGGATTCCGCACCTGCAGGCCCACCACGGGCTGCGCACCGTCTCCTGGCAGGGCGATTACCGTACGACCGTCACCGACGCGGGGATCACGACCGTCACCGAGCATGTGACGCTGACGCAGCGCTGGTCCGTGTTCCGGGGCTACCGGGAGAGTCGCGATCACCTCGTCGTGCTCAGCCGGGACCCGAACATCCTGCTGGTGGAGGTGCTGCCCAAGCGGGGCGCCGCGGATCCGGCCGAC